One region of Bdellovibrio bacteriovorus genomic DNA includes:
- a CDS encoding endonuclease/exonuclease/phosphatase family protein: MTWTETTNLKLCLLNAENLFLMFDGTPGKEVLDLKETQWQRLSTSVYENKSLKKTEDIAKALKEINADIVMLCEVGGFESLKNFNLLFMDEAYSPCLIEGNSERNIDVGFLIRKNSPFYFDLQSNKNRPINYLYPHERQSLQHGYPVKGGKVTTSHRFSRDVAELRLFKNDKEKPFLIILLAHLKSRLDPERIDPNGFERRQAELRTLLEIYRELEIVHPDVPILVAGDFNGNASLINTDEEFKDIYTQTPLKDIFEVMGLPTEARATFYQVRNGQRVEGRQIDFAFLSPTLQKLIKPGSAHVHKFKDEFGMERDVPRTMDAKSHFPSDHNPIVFEIENLILK; the protein is encoded by the coding sequence ATGACGTGGACTGAGACCACAAATTTAAAATTATGCTTACTCAATGCAGAGAACCTCTTTTTGATGTTCGACGGAACACCAGGGAAAGAGGTTCTGGATTTGAAAGAGACTCAGTGGCAGCGTCTTTCCACTTCGGTTTACGAAAATAAATCACTTAAGAAGACCGAAGACATCGCCAAAGCTTTGAAAGAGATCAACGCCGACATCGTTATGCTGTGCGAAGTCGGAGGTTTTGAGTCCTTAAAAAACTTCAACCTTCTCTTTATGGATGAGGCGTATTCGCCTTGTTTGATTGAAGGAAACTCGGAACGCAATATCGATGTGGGTTTTTTAATACGCAAAAACTCTCCGTTTTACTTTGATCTTCAGTCCAATAAAAACCGCCCGATCAATTATCTTTATCCGCACGAAAGACAAAGCCTGCAACACGGCTACCCGGTCAAAGGCGGAAAGGTCACCACCAGCCATCGCTTTTCTCGCGACGTTGCAGAGTTACGCCTTTTTAAAAATGATAAAGAAAAGCCGTTTTTAATTATCTTGCTCGCCCATTTAAAATCCCGTTTGGATCCCGAGCGCATCGACCCGAACGGCTTTGAACGCCGCCAAGCCGAGCTTCGCACTTTGTTAGAAATTTACCGCGAACTGGAAATCGTTCACCCCGACGTCCCTATTTTAGTGGCCGGAGATTTCAACGGGAACGCAAGCCTTATTAATACGGATGAGGAGTTCAAAGACATCTATACGCAAACTCCGCTGAAGGATATTTTTGAAGTGATGGGCTTGCCAACCGAAGCCCGCGCGACGTTTTATCAAGTTCGCAACGGCCAACGCGTGGAAGGCCGCCAGATCGATTTTGCTTTTCTTTCGCCGACCTTACAGAAGTTGATCAAGCCCGGATCGGCCCATGTTCATAAGTTCAAGGACGAGTTTGGAATGGAAAGAGACGTGCCAAGAACTATGGACGCAAAATCCCATTTTCCTTCAGATCACAATCCCATTGTGTTTGAAATCGAGAACCTCATTCTCAAATAA
- a CDS encoding ABC transporter ATP-binding protein, with amino-acid sequence MSKKKVTNPSVKAKYLSDGEVRKEGGYSQSLYETLRFSYGPFLSRILVCLFIGFIGRGLLLANTNVIGYWVDNLVGKETPLSGFTSVQFIVLLGVMAASGFVMTLIFRVGFSRLSAKAISSFYDEVTLRTSRLPMSFFDNTPAGRIITRFSSDYGNIFRLFGGPLAEFISIIFDLSMMVILITVANPIYLVFVLFIGVMNFLVYKLNQQKLRTSRRELSASRSPSIAHFAETTQGASTIRSFRRQKSFAERFERLDRYFLTQKMNTTKHLISFSFQMNSLTALLLLVTGVSAYFMVEKGWATVGSVGVAFSFIALSGNTVQMFFEWLTQFEEAMIGVERLDQYMRMQIENGSHLPASAKFATGHPVYSESVEKYLHNRRLTEDRSASVQVKDVWFRYREDLPWVLKGVNFEVKAGERLGIVGRTGSGKSSLIQALFYLYPIDKGHISINEHLPKFNQDATGVDLNLYRQSMAFIAQEPILFQGTLRFNLDIKDSLPDERLIQVIEQVGLGDWLKSHPEGLMMRIEERGKNLSLGERQLLCMARCLLQESPIVIMDEATSSVDPQSEEILVKATEEFFSDRTQLIIAHRLSTLAKCDRILWLQNGEIVALGPTEEVLPRFKKAELV; translated from the coding sequence ATGTCTAAGAAAAAAGTGACAAACCCCAGCGTGAAAGCGAAATACCTTTCTGACGGTGAAGTCCGCAAGGAAGGTGGTTATAGCCAAAGCCTGTACGAGACCTTGCGTTTCTCCTACGGTCCTTTTCTTTCGCGCATCCTGGTTTGCCTTTTCATCGGCTTTATCGGGCGCGGTCTGCTTTTAGCCAACACCAACGTCATTGGTTATTGGGTAGATAATCTTGTTGGTAAAGAAACGCCTTTGAGCGGTTTCACCTCAGTGCAGTTTATTGTTCTTTTAGGGGTCATGGCGGCAAGTGGCTTTGTGATGACTTTGATATTCCGTGTGGGATTTTCAAGATTGTCAGCCAAAGCGATCTCGAGCTTTTACGATGAGGTGACTTTAAGAACGTCGCGCCTGCCGATGAGTTTTTTTGATAACACTCCCGCAGGACGTATCATCACCCGCTTTTCCAGTGATTACGGCAATATCTTCAGATTGTTCGGTGGCCCCTTGGCCGAATTTATATCCATCATTTTTGATCTTAGCATGATGGTGATTTTAATCACGGTGGCTAATCCCATTTATCTGGTGTTCGTTCTTTTCATTGGTGTGATGAACTTCTTGGTTTATAAACTCAACCAACAAAAACTGCGCACCTCGCGCCGTGAACTTTCAGCCAGCCGGTCACCAAGTATTGCGCACTTTGCTGAAACCACTCAAGGGGCAAGCACCATTCGCTCTTTCCGTCGTCAGAAATCCTTTGCTGAGCGCTTTGAGCGCCTGGACCGCTACTTCCTGACGCAAAAAATGAATACGACGAAACATCTGATCAGCTTTTCATTTCAAATGAACAGCCTGACGGCACTGCTGCTTTTAGTGACTGGTGTCTCTGCGTATTTCATGGTGGAAAAAGGTTGGGCCACCGTGGGTTCTGTCGGTGTGGCATTCAGCTTTATCGCGCTTTCAGGGAACACCGTTCAAATGTTCTTTGAGTGGTTGACACAATTTGAAGAGGCGATGATCGGTGTCGAGCGCCTGGACCAATACATGCGCATGCAGATTGAAAACGGAAGCCACCTGCCCGCCTCGGCGAAGTTTGCCACAGGACACCCGGTGTACTCCGAGTCTGTTGAAAAATATCTGCACAATCGTCGTTTAACAGAAGATCGCAGTGCCTCAGTTCAAGTGAAGGATGTCTGGTTTAGATATCGTGAGGACTTACCTTGGGTTCTTAAAGGCGTGAATTTTGAAGTTAAAGCCGGTGAACGCTTAGGTATCGTGGGTCGCACAGGCTCTGGGAAGTCCAGTTTGATTCAAGCCCTGTTCTATCTTTATCCCATCGATAAGGGCCATATCTCTATTAACGAGCATCTTCCAAAATTCAATCAAGATGCCACGGGTGTCGACCTGAATCTTTATCGTCAATCCATGGCGTTTATTGCTCAGGAGCCGATTTTATTCCAAGGGACTTTAAGGTTTAATCTCGATATCAAAGACTCTTTGCCCGATGAGCGCTTGATCCAAGTGATCGAGCAAGTGGGTCTGGGCGATTGGTTGAAGTCACACCCTGAAGGCCTGATGATGAGGATTGAAGAACGCGGTAAGAATCTATCTTTGGGTGAACGCCAATTATTATGTATGGCTCGCTGTCTTTTGCAGGAATCTCCGATCGTGATCATGGATGAGGCGACAAGTTCTGTGGATCCACAATCGGAAGAGATTTTAGTGAAAGCGACGGAAGAATTTTTCTCGGACCGAACACAATTGATCATTGCCCACCGTCTTTCGACTTTAGCGAAGTGTGATCGCATATTATGGTTGCAGAATGGCGAGATCGTCGCCCTGGGACCGACAGAAGAAGTGCTTCCTCGCTTTAAAAAAGCAGAACTGGTCTAA
- a CDS encoding GNAT family N-acetyltransferase, translating into MKSIDLPLYKKTKRLVIRPLEDYDYENWAQAYSSLLPPQNEWDETNWDESELTKKKFKDLLKEQHKQRQSDEFYSFGIFRKDDGVLLGRVTLMDISRGIFQNAYLGYQIFNVYWGNGYAQEACKAAMQLAFKNLKLHRIEAGISLTNKRSIKTAKALGLRKEGVSKRRLHVNGKWTDMEIWALTKEEF; encoded by the coding sequence ATGAAATCCATAGATCTGCCTCTTTATAAAAAAACCAAGCGCTTAGTCATCCGTCCTTTAGAGGACTACGATTACGAAAACTGGGCGCAAGCTTACTCGTCTCTTCTTCCCCCACAAAATGAATGGGATGAAACCAACTGGGACGAAAGCGAACTCACGAAAAAGAAATTCAAAGATCTTCTAAAAGAACAACACAAACAAAGACAGTCGGATGAGTTTTACTCTTTCGGTATCTTCCGCAAAGACGACGGCGTTCTTTTAGGCCGAGTCACACTGATGGATATCTCACGCGGCATTTTTCAAAACGCCTACTTGGGATATCAAATCTTCAATGTGTATTGGGGCAACGGCTATGCGCAAGAGGCCTGCAAAGCCGCGATGCAGTTGGCATTTAAAAATCTAAAACTTCATCGCATTGAGGCCGGGATTTCGCTGACGAATAAAAGATCCATCAAAACCGCCAAAGCTTTGGGTTTACGCAAAGAAGGTGTGAGCAAACGTCGCTTGCACGTGAATGGCAAGTGGACCGATATGGAAATCTGGGCGCTGACGAAGGAAGAGTTTTAA
- a CDS encoding DUF502 domain-containing protein, with translation MKQLQKIFLQGLVTFLPIALTIYIIYAGIAIVDSFLGDALRQVLPIYIPGLGFLLTVILIFLLGLMLNNLLAGGIFSKMEQRLTQVPFIKAIYSPLRDLMNLFSKGGGPGGLQKVVLVDLGDTGIRALGLVTRENFRDVPAIEQNADDRIAVYIPMSYGLGGFTLMVPRSRMTPLDMPIEKAMSLAITGWVKADSKPEGEKK, from the coding sequence ATGAAACAACTTCAGAAAATCTTCTTGCAAGGTCTTGTGACTTTCTTACCGATAGCGCTGACGATCTACATCATCTACGCCGGTATTGCTATTGTCGACAGCTTCTTAGGAGATGCTCTTCGCCAAGTTCTTCCGATTTACATTCCAGGTTTGGGTTTCCTGCTGACGGTGATTCTGATTTTCCTATTGGGATTGATGCTGAACAACCTTCTTGCTGGTGGTATCTTTTCAAAGATGGAACAGCGCCTGACGCAAGTTCCATTTATCAAAGCCATTTACTCTCCCCTGCGCGATTTGATGAATCTGTTTTCTAAAGGTGGAGGCCCCGGCGGCTTACAAAAAGTGGTCTTGGTCGATCTGGGCGACACCGGCATTCGTGCCCTAGGCTTAGTCACTCGTGAAAATTTCCGCGACGTTCCTGCTATTGAACAAAACGCCGATGATCGCATCGCCGTTTATATTCCGATGAGCTATGGTTTAGGGGGATTCACATTGATGGTTCCTCGCTCTCGCATGACTCCACTGGATATGCCGATTGAAAAAGCGATGAGCCTTGCCATCACCGGTTGGGTGAAAGCAGATAGCAAGCCCGAAGGAGAAAAGAAATAA
- the pdxH gene encoding pyridoxamine 5'-phosphate oxidase, which yields MIDLSIDPFQHFDRLLKEAIAKQVPEANAMSVATVDEKGVPSVRIVYLKEVSKGGFVFYGNYLSRKGKDIEANPSVCLNFHWPVLWHQIRITGKAEKISAEESDAYFATRARLSQIGAWASHQSEVIPDRDWLARRVAEYEKQFDGQVVPRPPHWGGWRVIPTEIEFWFGLSGRLHERFIYQKTDAGWKTFQRSP from the coding sequence ATGATCGATTTATCGATAGATCCTTTTCAGCATTTTGATCGCCTCCTTAAAGAGGCGATCGCAAAGCAAGTCCCCGAGGCCAATGCTATGTCTGTCGCCACAGTGGATGAAAAGGGTGTGCCCTCCGTTCGCATCGTCTATCTTAAAGAGGTGTCGAAGGGGGGCTTTGTTTTTTACGGCAACTACCTGAGCCGTAAAGGAAAAGATATTGAGGCAAACCCTTCCGTTTGCCTGAATTTTCATTGGCCCGTTTTGTGGCATCAAATTCGTATCACAGGTAAAGCTGAAAAGATCTCTGCTGAAGAAAGCGATGCTTACTTCGCAACCCGTGCGCGCTTAAGTCAGATCGGTGCATGGGCTTCGCATCAAAGTGAAGTCATTCCAGATCGTGATTGGCTCGCTCGTCGTGTGGCTGAATACGAAAAGCAATTCGACGGTCAAGTCGTTCCACGTCCCCCCCACTGGGGCGGTTGGAGAGTCATCCCCACGGAAATTGAATTCTGGTTTGGCCTTAGTGGACGCCTTCACGAGCGTTTTATCTATCAAAAGACCGATGCTGGTTGGAAGACGTTTCAGCGCAGTCCTTGA
- a CDS encoding S8 family serine peptidase produces the protein MKRILGGLFISYSLLSSAAFAQNEPKVVPGEYLIKFKASSGGAAIAQTKLLGKASMKASFPGLDIMQVTMKSGTEEKANFEALKNDPDVEYIEPNYILDKTEITPNEPVERLTYEQFANSSFAATDSNVYSQSNASTGIASAWPLITPLSAQNGKVVVAVVDTGLDRYHDVFKSYDSGGTGALWVNPVEAAGTPGVDDDQNGYVDDINGWNFITNNNNFMDDDDHGTHVAGIVVGTGQNIFARPLQESKIQIMPLKFLGSNGSGSTSNAIRAIYYAINNGARVINNSWGGGNYSRALHDAITYAYDRRVLVVSAAGNYGNNNDASPMYPANYDVPSNISIASSTRFDDLSGFSNYGASTVHIASPGEYIESTVPGNTTMKMSGTSMAAPFVAGVAALAFREAPSLSGYQMKQLILGTSAANSYLNNLVYTSARIDAYEMIRTSQQMATTSSMQPDYKPYYLTEQASSSPGGGGAGCGLVKAVTHNGPGSGQGGGAGAMAVVIGLLMAPLAFWQVLRARDPKNKRKYDRFKMSSEIRVMVGDRELVGNVNTISEGGLSFNADAALDKGGIVTMRIQSPDGHEVIEVQGQVVWSEKNQAYGVQFANAKQGTLAMIRDWTSGLIKT, from the coding sequence GTGAAACGGATTCTAGGCGGTCTATTTATTTCTTACAGTCTTCTGAGCTCTGCGGCATTTGCGCAGAACGAACCTAAGGTGGTTCCTGGGGAGTATCTTATTAAGTTTAAGGCTTCTTCAGGGGGGGCTGCGATCGCCCAAACGAAGCTTCTAGGTAAGGCTTCGATGAAGGCCAGTTTCCCGGGGCTCGACATCATGCAAGTCACGATGAAGTCAGGTACCGAGGAAAAAGCCAACTTTGAGGCCCTAAAAAATGACCCTGATGTCGAGTATATTGAACCGAACTATATTTTAGACAAAACAGAAATCACTCCGAACGAACCTGTAGAGCGTTTGACCTATGAGCAATTCGCAAATAGCAGTTTTGCAGCGACGGATTCAAATGTCTATTCGCAGTCCAATGCTTCAACAGGGATCGCCAGTGCGTGGCCTCTCATCACACCTTTGAGTGCTCAAAATGGCAAAGTCGTCGTGGCTGTCGTGGACACAGGTCTTGATAGATACCATGATGTCTTTAAGTCTTATGACTCAGGTGGAACAGGTGCTTTGTGGGTGAACCCGGTGGAAGCGGCTGGTACTCCTGGTGTTGACGACGACCAAAATGGTTATGTCGACGATATCAATGGCTGGAATTTTATTACGAACAACAACAACTTTATGGATGACGATGATCACGGCACTCACGTGGCGGGGATTGTCGTCGGTACGGGACAAAATATTTTTGCTCGTCCATTGCAAGAATCCAAAATCCAGATCATGCCTTTGAAGTTCCTAGGTTCAAACGGATCGGGTTCCACTTCTAATGCCATTCGTGCCATTTATTACGCTATTAATAATGGGGCGCGTGTGATCAATAACTCTTGGGGTGGTGGTAACTACAGCCGCGCGCTTCACGATGCGATCACATACGCTTACGACCGCCGTGTGCTGGTTGTTTCGGCTGCTGGTAACTACGGAAATAACAACGATGCTTCTCCGATGTATCCGGCGAACTATGATGTTCCAAGTAACATCTCGATAGCCTCTTCGACGCGTTTTGATGATCTCTCTGGATTTTCAAACTATGGTGCTTCGACGGTTCATATTGCAAGTCCGGGTGAATATATTGAAAGTACAGTTCCTGGTAACACGACAATGAAAATGTCAGGAACAAGTATGGCGGCTCCGTTTGTGGCCGGTGTCGCAGCATTGGCTTTCCGTGAAGCACCGTCTTTATCTGGTTACCAGATGAAACAGCTGATCTTGGGAACAAGTGCGGCAAACAGCTATTTGAATAATCTTGTTTATACGAGTGCGCGTATTGATGCTTATGAAATGATCCGTACGTCGCAGCAAATGGCGACTACTTCTTCAATGCAACCTGATTACAAGCCTTATTATCTGACCGAACAAGCGTCTTCTTCTCCTGGTGGAGGCGGTGCGGGTTGTGGCCTGGTGAAAGCCGTCACACACAATGGCCCGGGCTCTGGTCAAGGTGGTGGCGCGGGAGCGATGGCCGTCGTGATCGGTCTTTTGATGGCGCCACTGGCTTTCTGGCAAGTCTTGCGTGCTCGTGATCCGAAAAATAAACGTAAGTATGATCGATTTAAAATGAGTTCAGAAATCCGCGTGATGGTCGGGGACCGCGAACTCGTGGGTAACGTGAACACGATCTCTGAAGGTGGTTTGTCGTTCAATGCCGATGCAGCTCTGGACAAGGGCGGTATCGTCACGATGCGAATCCAAAGTCCCGATGGTCACGAGGTCATCGAGGTGCAAGGGCAAGTCGTGTGGAGCGAGAAAAACCAAGCCTACGGTGTGCAATTCGCGAATGCGAAACAGGGAACACTGGCTATGATCCGCGATTGGACGTCAGGTCTGATCAAGACTTAG
- a CDS encoding FKBP-type peptidyl-prolyl cis-trans isomerase — protein sequence MNKLVLGGLVVAAMAFTTACQKKVKLDTDMKKASYAIGQQIGGNLKQQNIDFDADALAQALKDASAGKNEMSKEDMQAAMMKLQEMAMKKQQEAAEGNAKAGKDFLEKNKSAAGVKTTASGLQYITEKEGTGASPKKEDVVKVHYKGTLTNGEQFDSSYDRGQPAEFPVGGVIPGWTEALQLMKVGGKAKLFIPPELAYGPSGRPGIPPNSVLVFDVELIDIVKQDTKKKK from the coding sequence ATGAATAAGTTAGTACTTGGCGGTCTCGTTGTAGCTGCTATGGCATTTACAACTGCTTGCCAAAAGAAAGTTAAGCTCGACACTGATATGAAAAAAGCGAGCTATGCTATCGGTCAACAAATCGGTGGTAACTTGAAACAACAAAACATCGATTTCGATGCTGACGCTTTGGCGCAAGCTTTGAAAGATGCATCTGCGGGTAAAAACGAAATGTCTAAAGAAGACATGCAAGCCGCTATGATGAAACTTCAAGAAATGGCGATGAAGAAACAACAAGAAGCTGCTGAAGGTAACGCAAAAGCAGGTAAAGATTTCTTGGAAAAAAACAAATCAGCAGCGGGCGTGAAAACAACAGCTTCTGGTCTTCAATACATCACTGAAAAAGAAGGCACGGGCGCTTCTCCTAAAAAAGAAGACGTAGTAAAAGTTCACTACAAAGGGACTTTGACAAACGGTGAGCAATTCGATTCTTCTTACGATCGTGGTCAACCCGCTGAATTCCCAGTTGGCGGTGTAATCCCAGGTTGGACAGAGGCTCTTCAATTGATGAAAGTCGGCGGCAAAGCTAAACTTTTCATCCCACCTGAATTGGCTTACGGTCCTTCTGGTCGTCCAGGCATCCCACCAAATTCAGTTCTAGTTTTCGACGTTGAGTTGATCGACATCGTTAAACAAGATACTAAAAAGAAAAAGTAA
- the mgtE gene encoding magnesium transporter gives MEDNNQAHDEIQEQDSLMSLTDTWSALSPDERREKFKELPRTEAEELFLSLKTHDQAELIMEAAPLEKRSWIRLLAPDDVADLIQEMGSDYRDELLALLDPQTKREVTALLAYAEDAAGGLMSSRFVRLRPDMTVDEAITYIRIQAKTHVETIYYAYVLDSDQKLLGVVSFRELFSATPGKRISEIMHTDVLKVPVEMDQEQIGRIFSQQDLMAVPVVDENGIMKGIVTFDDVATAIQEEATEDIHKLGGVETLDAPYLKISMLEMIKKRGGWLLILFLGEMFTATAMAYYEDELAKAVVLSMFIPLIISSGGNSGSQASTLVIRAIALGEVRGRDWWRVLGREVLTGLTLGLLLGAIGFIRILLWPNRESLYTAHYMLVAATVAASVVGVVLWGTISGSMLPFILKKVGFDPASASAPAVATLVDVTGLVIYFTAASLFLTGVLL, from the coding sequence ATGGAAGACAACAACCAAGCACACGACGAAATCCAGGAACAAGACTCTCTGATGAGTCTGACTGACACGTGGTCAGCATTGAGCCCCGATGAACGTCGTGAAAAGTTCAAAGAACTGCCGCGCACCGAAGCTGAAGAGTTGTTTCTAAGCCTTAAGACCCATGACCAGGCCGAACTGATCATGGAAGCGGCTCCCCTTGAAAAACGGTCTTGGATTCGCTTGCTGGCTCCAGATGACGTGGCCGATTTGATCCAGGAAATGGGTTCTGATTACCGTGATGAACTTCTAGCTCTTTTAGACCCACAAACAAAACGTGAAGTGACAGCCCTTCTGGCGTATGCGGAAGATGCGGCCGGGGGTCTGATGAGCTCTCGTTTCGTCCGTCTTCGCCCCGACATGACGGTCGATGAAGCCATCACCTACATTCGTATTCAGGCAAAAACTCACGTTGAGACGATTTATTACGCGTATGTTTTGGATTCAGATCAAAAACTTTTGGGCGTGGTCTCTTTCCGCGAGTTGTTTTCAGCCACTCCAGGAAAACGCATTTCTGAAATCATGCACACCGATGTTCTTAAAGTCCCGGTCGAGATGGACCAGGAACAAATCGGTCGTATTTTCTCTCAACAAGATCTGATGGCCGTTCCGGTTGTTGATGAAAACGGCATCATGAAAGGTATCGTTACGTTCGATGACGTGGCGACAGCCATTCAAGAAGAAGCGACAGAGGATATCCATAAGCTCGGGGGGGTTGAAACCCTGGACGCGCCTTATTTAAAAATCTCGATGTTAGAGATGATTAAAAAACGCGGCGGTTGGCTTTTGATTCTCTTCTTAGGTGAAATGTTCACAGCCACAGCCATGGCTTATTACGAAGATGAGCTGGCAAAGGCCGTTGTTCTTTCGATGTTCATTCCTTTGATTATTTCCTCGGGCGGTAACTCAGGTTCCCAAGCCTCCACTCTGGTGATTCGTGCGATCGCTCTAGGCGAGGTGCGCGGTCGTGACTGGTGGCGTGTTCTAGGGCGCGAAGTGCTGACAGGTTTAACACTCGGTTTGCTTCTAGGGGCCATTGGTTTTATTCGTATTCTTCTTTGGCCAAACCGCGAAAGCCTTTACACGGCTCACTACATGCTTGTCGCTGCAACCGTAGCTGCCAGCGTCGTCGGTGTTGTTCTATGGGGCACGATCTCGGGATCCATGTTGCCATTCATTCTTAAGAAGGTCGGATTTGACCCCGCTTCCGCCTCGGCTCCGGCGGTTGCGACTCTTGTCGACGTGACGGGACTGGTGATTTACTTCACAGCGGCCAGCCTGTTCTTAACGGGCGTGCTCCTATAA
- the apaG gene encoding Co2+/Mg2+ efflux protein ApaG → MAMQKTTTPDFQISAKVVYVPSESRPEQGYHFFAYKIAITNKGAVPAQLMSRHWVITDSSGKKEEVRGPGVVGVQPKIQPGQTFEYDSACPLNASTGSMQGRYYFVAENGESFSVEIPEFFLIAPHALH, encoded by the coding sequence ATGGCAATGCAAAAAACAACAACTCCTGATTTTCAGATCTCCGCGAAAGTGGTTTACGTGCCCTCAGAATCACGTCCTGAGCAGGGTTATCACTTTTTCGCGTATAAAATCGCGATCACGAACAAAGGCGCAGTTCCTGCCCAATTGATGAGCCGCCACTGGGTCATCACCGATTCTTCCGGCAAAAAAGAAGAAGTTCGTGGCCCCGGCGTTGTCGGCGTGCAGCCAAAAATCCAACCCGGTCAAACTTTCGAGTACGACAGCGCCTGCCCACTCAACGCGTCAACAGGCAGCATGCAAGGTCGATATTACTTCGTAGCCGAAAATGGAGAGAGCTTCAGCGTCGAAATCCCTGAGTTCTTCCTTATTGCTCCTCACGCTCTTCACTAA
- a CDS encoding leucyl aminopeptidase family protein, whose amino-acid sequence MAKKSTPSKTSNKLQFRSWIETFDIGKELKVKNELTGFVYFLGVDDTAKFTSWVKQHALDWQASSLKQNEKDLVYFVGQQGPVWILRSRKKNSVGHDGLIDESGYTWARDQFGSLVAHFKAHHLSAVQIEFHGTEEDQDLGALVGMDMATYNFRQFVDGKQLADLPKVSLRKTLGSFDKNTVKEAMIRARAVNLARHLVNLPPNDLNPESFAEIAAKKLSFPSTLKVAIWDTKKLVQEKMGLHVGVGQGAEHGPCMVHLKYRPAKKSKLKPIAFVGKGITFDTGGLDIKPSSAMRLMKKDMGGAASVIGLALWVAESAYPGPVDFYLALAENAVDGKSFRPSDVITARNGLRVEIDNTDAEGRLVLADVLDVACTVKGADEPEYVIDVATLTGAIKVGLGAEIAGLFSNDDELANAITRAGQRAGDLNWRMPLFDKYFGDLSSPFADFKNSGGGFGGAITAALFLQKFVRGKKWAHLDVYAWSDKAQGALTSSGGSGQPVQCLIEFLQNRTQE is encoded by the coding sequence GTGGCTAAGAAATCCACCCCTTCAAAAACATCGAATAAGCTTCAATTCCGTTCTTGGATTGAAACTTTCGACATCGGCAAAGAACTTAAAGTAAAGAATGAATTGACAGGCTTTGTCTATTTCTTGGGCGTCGATGATACGGCGAAATTTACTTCGTGGGTTAAGCAGCATGCTTTGGACTGGCAGGCGTCTTCTTTGAAACAAAACGAGAAAGACCTCGTGTATTTTGTAGGGCAGCAGGGACCGGTTTGGATTCTTCGCTCTCGCAAGAAGAACTCAGTTGGCCACGACGGTTTGATTGATGAATCTGGCTACACATGGGCTCGCGATCAATTTGGTTCTTTAGTCGCTCACTTTAAAGCACATCACTTAAGCGCTGTTCAAATTGAGTTCCATGGAACTGAAGAAGATCAAGATTTGGGCGCTTTAGTCGGTATGGATATGGCGACTTATAACTTCCGTCAGTTCGTTGACGGCAAGCAGTTGGCTGATCTTCCAAAGGTCTCTTTAAGAAAAACCTTGGGAAGCTTTGATAAGAATACCGTAAAAGAGGCGATGATCCGTGCACGCGCGGTGAACTTGGCTCGACACTTGGTGAATTTGCCACCGAATGATTTGAATCCAGAGTCTTTTGCCGAAATCGCGGCAAAAAAACTTTCGTTCCCATCCACTTTGAAAGTGGCGATCTGGGATACGAAAAAATTGGTTCAAGAAAAAATGGGTCTCCATGTGGGTGTGGGGCAAGGTGCTGAACACGGCCCTTGCATGGTTCACCTTAAATACCGTCCGGCTAAAAAATCCAAATTAAAGCCTATCGCCTTTGTCGGTAAAGGAATCACTTTCGATACGGGGGGCTTGGATATTAAACCTTCCTCTGCCATGCGCTTGATGAAAAAAGATATGGGTGGGGCCGCGAGTGTGATTGGTTTGGCTTTGTGGGTGGCAGAAAGTGCTTACCCAGGTCCAGTGGATTTCTATTTGGCTTTGGCTGAAAATGCGGTGGACGGAAAATCCTTCCGTCCAAGTGATGTCATCACCGCTCGCAACGGACTTCGTGTTGAAATCGACAACACAGATGCCGAAGGGCGCTTGGTTCTTGCCGATGTTCTAGATGTAGCTTGCACCGTGAAAGGTGCTGACGAACCTGAATACGTGATCGACGTGGCCACTTTGACGGGAGCCATTAAAGTTGGATTGGGTGCAGAGATTGCGGGTCTTTTCTCAAATGATGACGAGCTCGCAAATGCAATCACTCGTGCCGGGCAAAGAGCGGGTGATTTGAACTGGCGCATGCCTTTGTTTGATAAATACTTTGGTGATTTATCATCACCGTTTGCGGATTTCAAAAATTCGGGCGGCGGTTTTGGAGGTGCGATCACAGCGGCCTTGTTCCTGCAAAAATTCGTGCGTGGGAAAAAATGGGCTCACTTAGATGTGTACGCTTGGTCTGACAAAGCTCAAGGAGCTTTGACCTCCAGCGGAGGAAGCGGACAACCTGTTCAGTGTTTGATTGAATTTTTGCAGAACAGGACCCAAGAGTAG